In the genome of Thermoproteus tenax Kra 1, the window GAGGCTCAACCCGAGGGCCGTCATCGTAGGCTTCAAGGCCGAGCACGGCGCCTCTGAAGAGGAGCTCTTGCGCAAGGCCGAGGCCAGAATGAAAGAGGGCGGCTGGGACTTGGCGTTGGCCCACGACGTCTCCAGAATGGGCTTCGGCACGCTCAAGGACAAATACATAGTGTTATATAGAGACGGGAGGAGGGAGGCCTTGGGTCCCGCCCACAAGAGGGAGCTGGCCAGAGAGGTGTTGACAAGAGCGCTCTCCCTAAGGAGATGAAGTACGCCGCGGTGGTCTGCCCCAAGTGCGGCATGGCCAGCGCAACGCGCCTAGACGCCAAGAGGCACGTCTGCCCCTACTGCGGCCGCCTAATAGACCTTGACAGAGCGCCTATAATCTACTCGGGCTCCGCCCGGGAGGTGAGAAAAGCTGTAGCTGAGTACAACTCTAGACGGCCTCGATAAAGTCGGTGGGCTTTGGTATCTCCTCCTTAAGCCCCTTCCTCTTCCTTATCTGTTTAACCAAGTCCTGCAACATGGAGTCAGGCACTGAGGCCCAGCGCGAGAACTGCATGGACCAGAATATCTTGCCCGTGGCCGCCGCCCTCAGCTCGTCGCTGATTGTGAAAGACTCCAACACGGGGAGCTCGGCCCTTATCATGGCCATATACTCCTCTTGAGTCATATCCAAGATCTTTCCTCTGTGTTTGTTCAACACGCCGGTGACGGCGCCTATATAGTCTGGGTGCACCTTTATGTCCAACTTGAGGAGCGGCTCCAAGAGTGTGGGCTTGGCCGAGAGGAAGGCGGCGAACATGGCGTTCTTCGTGGCTGGCATTATCTGCGCGGGGCCGCGGTGGGCCGGATCCTCGTGAACCACTGCGTCGGTCAACACGACCTTCAGTCCCCTTATGGGCTCTTGGGCCAGCGGCCCGGCCTCAGTGGCCCATCGGAACCCCTGCACTATGTAGTCTCTTATCTCGCGGAGGTACTGAATGCCGGAGGTTTTGTCCACCAGGACGTTGAAGTAGCGGTCGTCTATGGCCCAGATGCCCCTCGCCTCGTCTGTGTCCCAACCGGCCTTCTCCCTCAACAGCTTTGCCCTCTCCCTCGGGTCCATCTCCTCCGTTATCTCCCTTGTGGCTATCATCTCTATTGTGGTCTCGTCGAGCGGCTCCACGTAGAAGTAGAGGCGGTTGTGTTTGTTGGGCGATTTGCCCTCAAACACCTCGGACCTAGCTCTGACAGCCTCGCGGAACCTTATCAACGGCTGCGACACTGTGAAGTCGAGCTTTGTCCTCTCCTTCAACAGCCACGCCGCGATCTCAAGGTGTAGAGTGCCCACGCCGGAGAGCAGTATCTGGCCCGTCTCTTGGTCTATCTTGAGGTCGAGCGTCGGGTCCTCTATGACCAGCTCCTTGAGCGCCTCCACGAGCTTGGCCAAGTCCGCCGGGTTCTTGGGCTCTATGGCCACGGTGACCACGGGCTCCGAGATATACTTCATCCTCTCGAAGGGCGGTATCCCGCTGTAGTTCGCCGCAACGATAGTGTCGCCGGCTCTGGCGTCGTCGGTGCCCAGAAGGGCCACTATATTTCCGGCCGGCATATAGGGCACGACGATGCGCGAGGGGCCCATGTAGATATAGGTCTGTAGCACCTTCCTCTTGCTTTTGGCCCCTATGATGTAGACCTCGTCGCCCTCTCTGATAGTGCCCGAGAAGATCCTCCCGGTGGTGATGAGGCCGGCGTGTGGGTCGACGTTGACCTTGCTCACGGCTATGACGGCGGGCCCGTTGGGGTCGGCCGACAAGAGGGCCTTGCCAACATCGCTGTTGAGGTCGCCTCTCCACAGCCTCGGGATGCGGTACTTCTGGGCCACGTTGGGCGGCGGGATGTGCTCGATTATCATGGACAAGAGGGTCTTGTAGAGCGGGAAGTCGGCGGCCAACTTGTCCACATAGCCCTTCTCGTAGGCGTCAACTATGTTGCTGAACTTGAGGCCGGCCTTCTGGGCCATGGGTATAGTTATGCCCCACTTATGGAGGGCGGAGCCGAGGGCCACTTGCCCTTTGGCTGGATCGACCTTCCAAGAGTCTTTGAACTCCGGCGGCCCGAACATATCGATCAAGGCGTTGAACTCCTTGACTATTGTGAGGATGCGCTGCATGATCTCCTGCGGAGAGAGGCGCAGCTCCTTGATGAGGCGATCTATCTTGTTGATGAAGAGGACCGGCCTGACGTACTCCTCCAGAGCCTGCCTCACCACAGTCTCAGTCTGA includes:
- a CDS encoding elongation factor EF-2 — protein: MSSVVRIVEKQLDEILAIAKNPAQIRNAGTLAHVDHGKTTTSDSLLMGAGLLSPKVAGKALAMDYVEIEQLRQMTVKAANISLYFEHQGKPYLINFVDTPGHVDFTGHVTRSLRVMDGGLVVVDAVEGVMTQTETVVRQALEEYVRPVLFINKIDRLIKELRLSPQEIMQRILTIVKEFNALIDMFGPPEFKDSWKVDPAKGQVALGSALHKWGITIPMAQKAGLKFSNIVDAYEKGYVDKLAADFPLYKTLLSMIIEHIPPPNVAQKYRIPRLWRGDLNSDVGKALLSADPNGPAVIAVSKVNVDPHAGLITTGRIFSGTIREGDEVYIIGAKSKRKVLQTYIYMGPSRIVVPYMPAGNIVALLGTDDARAGDTIVAANYSGIPPFERMKYISEPVVTVAIEPKNPADLAKLVEALKELVIEDPTLDLKIDQETGQILLSGVGTLHLEIAAWLLKERTKLDFTVSQPLIRFREAVRARSEVFEGKSPNKHNRLYFYVEPLDETTIEMIATREITEEMDPRERAKLLREKAGWDTDEARGIWAIDDRYFNVLVDKTSGIQYLREIRDYIVQGFRWATEAGPLAQEPIRGLKVVLTDAVVHEDPAHRGPAQIMPATKNAMFAAFLSAKPTLLEPLLKLDIKVHPDYIGAVTGVLNKHRGKILDMTQEEYMAMIRAELPVLESFTISDELRAAATGKIFWSMQFSRWASVPDSMLQDLVKQIRKRKGLKEEIPKPTDFIEAV